Proteins encoded by one window of Methanomassiliicoccales archaeon:
- a CDS encoding MMPL family transporter → MIFDKLANVVTRRYKLIIAIWIVALLVAIPAMLNVSNAVSYNTDMTAGQDNESLRVAQIVEKDFQNSVANSTLIIVLQSNNMTDAQSRDFVLELQKRLETSPNILYLEGTSSIYTYSETVLQTYITQLGAQMRPVESQINQSAFMIWGIPALHASNWAATGSDSEAYNITIAQLRVMLSNYDANISAMALGYYGMFAATWNSTASDSSLANPMVRATFCVNNTAPMFIKELPVEAAQKKIMFGVVSKIDLTTFSNPTVIRAFTLNAIGTAAGITDMAFLQQVYDLGPIYDPQKVAEKASSIVSNGTLATYPVAMPQKLLTSFVSPSNQTMLVMMSFSKADNYTDEKGNKPILEDVDKVRGIISDLKSSSGSKITTYVTGTGAISQDMSISSKNDMALIEPITIIIIIVLMGYLFRTVLGQFLPLGAVGVAIGLSQALIYVLGTTLLDINYMISTILFAILMGVGTDYSIFIITRYREERIKGATREQAVHTSVVWAGESIVTSAATVVIALLAMATANFSFVQSMGIVLCGAIVIALLIALTLVPSILMLVGNRIFWPTTGERWKRFATNLMERKKAGNHGYFHRAATFSVRHAKVIVIAAVLVTLPTTYLFITADTSFDFIGAMGDSESINGMKAMSNDFGAGSIQPTQVVISGTTVIYDGTNFNLTYLDAVDNITASIASESMVQKVTSITRPYGDKIDYYHLSALPEEERAQIVSGMLQGLGKDNSSVMLTIVLKEQPQSADSVGFIPTLRNDINNAKLSQVALSSSTIQVGGSTASLYDMSQSTSKEFTNIEIMVVVGIFIVLMVVLGSLLLPAFAVISIAMSITWSFTLTSFLFGSVLDKPVLWLVPLILFVLLMGIGMDYNVFILTRIREEIHKGKDTEQAVVDAVDWTGGIITALALIMAGAFGAMMISSNSMLQEFGFALTVAVLLDAMVVRTYIVPAALTLMGKKAWWAPGWLQREGRKEKAAKKQ, encoded by the coding sequence AGGCGTTACAAATTGATCATCGCGATCTGGATCGTGGCGCTCCTGGTCGCCATACCTGCGATGTTGAACGTCAGCAATGCGGTCTCATACAATACCGACATGACGGCAGGTCAGGACAATGAGTCCCTCCGGGTCGCTCAGATCGTCGAAAAGGACTTTCAGAACTCGGTAGCGAACAGCACCTTGATCATCGTGCTGCAGTCGAACAACATGACCGATGCCCAATCCAGGGACTTCGTCCTGGAACTGCAGAAAAGGCTGGAGACATCACCGAACATCCTGTATCTAGAGGGCACCTCGTCCATCTACACCTATTCTGAAACGGTGCTCCAGACATACATCACCCAGCTTGGGGCACAGATGAGGCCGGTCGAATCACAGATCAATCAGAGCGCGTTCATGATCTGGGGCATCCCAGCACTGCACGCTTCCAACTGGGCCGCCACTGGATCCGATTCAGAAGCGTACAACATCACCATCGCGCAACTGCGGGTCATGCTGAGCAACTACGATGCCAACATCTCGGCCATGGCGCTCGGCTATTATGGGATGTTCGCGGCGACCTGGAACAGCACCGCCTCAGATTCGTCCCTGGCGAACCCGATGGTCCGGGCCACGTTCTGCGTGAACAACACGGCGCCGATGTTCATCAAGGAACTGCCGGTCGAGGCTGCCCAGAAGAAGATCATGTTCGGCGTGGTGTCCAAGATCGACCTGACCACCTTCTCCAACCCGACCGTCATCCGTGCCTTTACGCTGAACGCGATTGGCACTGCGGCCGGCATCACCGACATGGCCTTCCTGCAGCAAGTGTATGACCTGGGCCCCATCTATGACCCGCAAAAGGTCGCGGAAAAGGCGAGCTCGATCGTCAGCAACGGAACGCTGGCCACCTATCCGGTAGCCATGCCTCAGAAGCTCCTGACCAGTTTTGTCTCTCCCAGCAACCAGACCATGCTGGTGATGATGAGCTTCAGCAAGGCGGATAACTATACCGACGAGAAGGGCAACAAGCCCATATTGGAGGATGTGGACAAGGTAAGGGGCATCATCAGCGACCTTAAGTCCAGTTCCGGTTCCAAGATAACGACCTACGTCACCGGCACCGGAGCTATCTCCCAGGACATGTCGATCAGCTCCAAAAACGACATGGCGCTGATCGAGCCGATCACCATCATAATAATCATCGTGCTCATGGGTTATCTGTTCCGTACGGTCCTGGGGCAGTTCCTGCCTTTGGGTGCCGTGGGAGTGGCCATCGGTCTGAGCCAGGCACTGATCTATGTGCTCGGCACGACGCTATTGGACATCAACTACATGATCTCCACGATATTGTTCGCCATACTGATGGGCGTGGGGACGGACTATTCGATATTCATCATCACCCGTTATCGTGAAGAACGCATCAAGGGGGCCACCCGGGAACAGGCAGTGCACACCTCGGTCGTCTGGGCCGGAGAGTCCATCGTCACCAGCGCGGCAACGGTCGTCATCGCCCTGCTGGCCATGGCCACCGCGAACTTCTCGTTCGTCCAATCCATGGGCATCGTCCTTTGCGGGGCCATCGTCATCGCCCTGTTGATCGCGCTGACCCTTGTCCCCTCGATACTGATGCTCGTCGGCAACCGGATATTCTGGCCGACGACCGGCGAACGGTGGAAGAGGTTCGCGACCAACCTGATGGAGAGGAAGAAGGCGGGAAACCATGGGTATTTCCACCGGGCGGCGACATTCTCGGTGCGCCATGCCAAGGTCATCGTGATCGCTGCGGTGCTGGTCACGCTCCCCACCACCTACCTGTTCATCACGGCGGACACCAGCTTCGATTTCATCGGGGCCATGGGGGATTCCGAGAGCATCAACGGAATGAAGGCGATGAGCAATGATTTCGGCGCCGGCAGCATCCAGCCTACCCAGGTCGTGATCTCCGGAACCACTGTCATCTATGACGGCACCAATTTCAACCTGACCTATCTGGATGCGGTGGACAATATCACCGCGAGCATAGCCAGCGAATCGATGGTGCAAAAGGTGACCAGTATAACCCGGCCCTATGGCGACAAGATCGACTATTATCACCTGTCGGCGTTGCCCGAGGAAGAGCGCGCCCAGATCGTATCGGGCATGCTGCAAGGCCTGGGCAAGGACAATTCCAGCGTGATGCTGACGATCGTCCTCAAGGAGCAGCCGCAGAGCGCTGATTCGGTCGGGTTCATACCGACATTGAGGAATGACATAAACAACGCCAAATTATCCCAGGTGGCCCTGTCGAGCTCGACCATCCAGGTCGGCGGTTCGACGGCCTCTCTCTATGATATGAGCCAGAGCACTTCGAAGGAGTTCACGAACATCGAGATCATGGTGGTCGTGGGAATATTCATAGTGCTCATGGTCGTGCTGGGATCGCTGCTGCTGCCGGCCTTTGCGGTCATATCGATCGCGATGAGCATTACCTGGTCTTTCACACTGACCTCGTTCCTGTTCGGATCGGTATTGGACAAGCCAGTACTTTGGCTCGTCCCCCTGATCCTCTTCGTCCTGCTGATGGGCATCGGGATGGACTATAACGTGTTCATCCTGACCCGTATCAGGGAAGAGATCCACAAGGGAAAGGACACCGAGCAGGCCGTGGTGGACGCGGTGGACTGGACCGGCGGCATAATCACCGCCCTGGCCCTGATCATGGCCGGCGCGTTCGGTGCCATGATGATCTCCAGCAACTCGATGCTTCAGGAGTTCGGGTTCGCGTTGACCGTGGCTGTGCTGCTCGATGCGATGGTGGTCAGGACGTATATCGTCCCGGCAGCCCTGACCCTGATGGGCAAGAAGGCCTGGTGGGCACCGGGGTGGCTGCAACGCGAAGGGCGGAAGGAGAAGGCGGCAAAGAAACAGTGA